One segment of Amycolatopsis alba DSM 44262 DNA contains the following:
- a CDS encoding sensor histidine kinase, whose protein sequence is MTSPVTTGVPVPEQLAVTAEPLGTAGIDRRPRRALFLAGLIITVVFVNSCLFGLLAVLTRPGVDFWQGLLAVLYVGPVLAIQLLYFSRPAVRLDTRLAKAMLVVQACLAYLPTLHFEAALSSLTTLAAGSALLLFRPRTGWTVFTVFMAGTTWILWTFDDTWLGAVFDSITAVFYALVVYLLTWLARLVTELHQARTELARRAVAEQRLAFARDLHDLLGLSLSAIALKGELVHRLLRKSLDRAREELAEITGIAQRTLSDVRSVARGYRELSLDKESRTAVSLLSASNVAVRLDLAEVELPVKLRTLLAKVLREGVTNVLRYTGVEQCEITVRENAGRVALEIVHDGTAHEDVPAETAESLRAVTEEVAGHGGKLSAGPDAAGRWRLRAELPVPDQVEPTETALAQTSGHWSRIDARNVQWTLTVVFILFGLSAMARAFMLTEDGWSIALIAGYLTALITLQLSYFARPNVRLRSRQSYALLFVQACLIFLPLIPLGTTWVSLPSLFAGTALLVLPPLAGWTAFAATAAGVVLIRIEYGTDFLGGFYTFASILNTGLMVFGLIWLVRLVTELGETRKRLAEVAVAEERLRFARDLHDLLGMSLSAIALKSELTSRIMDIDTTRASDELLEILGLTRQALTDVRSVASGYRELSLDQESRSAQAVLVAADVQVRLEIEHEELPATVRTVLAVVLREGVTNVLRHSKVERCEIAVRRTGDGVALDIVNDGVENGRPPERPVRVEAAGSGITNMSDRVAGLGGELTAGVEADGRFRLRAVVPV, encoded by the coding sequence ATGACGTCTCCTGTTACCACTGGGGTGCCTGTGCCGGAACAGCTCGCGGTGACCGCCGAACCTCTGGGGACCGCCGGGATCGACCGGCGCCCCCGACGGGCGCTGTTCCTCGCCGGGCTGATCATCACCGTCGTCTTCGTCAACTCCTGCCTGTTCGGTCTCCTCGCCGTGCTGACGCGGCCTGGCGTGGACTTCTGGCAGGGCCTGCTGGCGGTGCTCTACGTCGGGCCCGTGCTGGCGATCCAGCTGCTGTACTTCAGCCGTCCGGCGGTCCGGCTGGACACCAGGCTCGCGAAAGCCATGCTGGTGGTCCAGGCGTGCCTGGCCTACCTGCCGACGCTGCACTTCGAGGCGGCGCTGAGTTCGCTGACCACCCTCGCGGCGGGCAGCGCGCTGCTGCTGTTCCGGCCGCGGACGGGCTGGACGGTGTTCACCGTGTTCATGGCGGGCACGACGTGGATCCTGTGGACCTTCGACGACACCTGGCTCGGCGCGGTGTTCGACAGCATCACCGCGGTCTTCTACGCGCTGGTCGTGTACCTGCTGACCTGGCTCGCCCGGCTGGTGACCGAACTGCACCAGGCCAGGACCGAACTGGCGAGGCGGGCCGTGGCCGAGCAGCGGCTGGCCTTCGCGAGGGACCTGCACGACCTGCTCGGGCTCAGCCTCTCCGCGATCGCGCTCAAGGGCGAACTGGTGCACCGGCTGCTGCGCAAGTCGCTGGACCGGGCGCGCGAGGAACTCGCCGAGATCACCGGGATCGCCCAGCGGACCCTGTCCGACGTGCGGTCGGTGGCCAGGGGGTACCGGGAGCTGTCGCTCGACAAGGAGTCCCGGACGGCGGTTTCGCTGCTCTCGGCGTCGAACGTCGCGGTGCGGCTCGACCTCGCGGAGGTCGAGCTGCCGGTGAAGCTGCGCACCCTGCTGGCGAAGGTGCTGCGGGAGGGCGTCACGAACGTGCTCCGCTACACCGGCGTCGAGCAGTGCGAGATCACCGTGCGAGAGAACGCGGGCCGGGTCGCGCTGGAAATCGTCCACGACGGAACGGCCCACGAGGACGTCCCGGCGGAGACCGCCGAGAGCCTGCGCGCGGTGACCGAGGAGGTCGCCGGGCACGGCGGGAAGCTGAGCGCGGGCCCCGACGCGGCGGGCCGGTGGCGGCTGCGCGCCGAACTTCCCGTGCCCGACCAGGTCGAACCCACCGAGACGGCGCTGGCCCAGACGTCCGGCCACTGGTCGAGGATCGACGCCAGGAACGTCCAATGGACGCTGACCGTGGTCTTCATCCTTTTCGGTCTCTCCGCGATGGCGCGGGCCTTCATGCTGACCGAAGACGGCTGGTCCATCGCGCTCATCGCCGGGTACCTCACCGCGCTGATCACCCTGCAACTGTCCTACTTCGCCCGGCCGAACGTCCGGCTTCGCTCACGGCAGAGCTACGCGCTGCTGTTCGTCCAGGCCTGTCTGATCTTCCTGCCGCTGATCCCGCTCGGGACCACCTGGGTGAGCCTGCCCAGCCTGTTCGCTGGCACCGCGCTGCTGGTGCTGCCGCCGCTGGCGGGATGGACGGCGTTCGCGGCGACCGCCGCGGGCGTGGTGCTGATCCGGATCGAGTACGGCACCGACTTCCTCGGCGGCTTCTACACTTTCGCGTCCATCCTGAACACCGGGCTGATGGTCTTCGGTCTCATCTGGCTGGTCCGGCTGGTGACCGAACTGGGCGAGACCAGGAAGCGCCTCGCCGAGGTCGCGGTCGCGGAGGAGCGGCTGCGGTTCGCCCGCGACCTGCACGACCTGCTGGGGATGAGCCTGTCGGCGATCGCGCTCAAGAGTGAGCTGACCAGCCGGATCATGGACATCGACACCACGCGTGCCTCCGACGAGCTGCTGGAGATCCTCGGGTTGACCCGGCAGGCGCTGACCGACGTCCGCTCGGTGGCGAGCGGCTACCGCGAACTGTCGCTGGATCAGGAGTCCCGGTCGGCGCAGGCGGTGCTGGTGGCCGCCGACGTCCAGGTGCGACTGGAGATCGAGCACGAGGAGCTGCCGGCGACGGTGCGGACGGTGCTGGCCGTGGTGCTGCGCGAAGGCGTGACGAATGTGTTGCGGCACAGCAAGGTCGAACGCTGTGAGATCGCCGTTCGGCGGACCGGCGACGGCGTCGCGCTGGACATCGTCAACGACGGCGTCGAAAACGGGCGGCCACCGGAGCGGCCGGTGCGGGTCGAGGCCGCGGGCAGTGGCATCACGAACATGTCCGACCGGGTCGCCGGGCTCGGCGGCGAACTGACCGCGGGGGTCGAGGCCGACGGGCGGTTCCGGCTGCGCGCGGTCGTGCCCGTCTAG
- a CDS encoding response regulator transcription factor — protein MVIRVLVAEDMHIVRGALVALLRLEPDIEVVSEVASGDEILTAARTSRTQVAVIDIDLPGKDGLTAATELHEQLPEVRTLILTSLGRPGTLRRALAAKVNGFLLKDAPAEKLANAVRGVAAGRRMVDGDLALAAWDTVECPLTPREIDVLRLTAEGRDTLEVAAKAFLSTGTVRNYLTTIVSKLNARNRVDAIRIAKESGWI, from the coding sequence ATGGTGATCCGGGTTCTCGTGGCCGAAGACATGCATATCGTCAGGGGAGCGCTCGTCGCGCTGCTGCGGCTGGAACCGGATATCGAGGTGGTGTCCGAAGTGGCGTCCGGTGACGAGATCCTCACCGCCGCAAGGACTTCCCGGACCCAGGTCGCGGTCATCGACATCGACCTCCCCGGCAAGGACGGGCTCACCGCGGCCACCGAACTCCACGAGCAGCTTCCCGAGGTCAGAACGCTGATCTTGACCAGCCTCGGCAGGCCCGGCACGCTCCGCCGGGCCCTGGCGGCCAAAGTGAACGGGTTCCTGTTGAAGGACGCCCCCGCGGAGAAACTCGCCAACGCCGTGCGCGGCGTCGCGGCCGGACGGCGGATGGTCGACGGCGATCTCGCGCTCGCGGCCTGGGACACCGTGGAATGCCCGCTGACCCCGCGTGAGATCGACGTCCTGCGGCTGACCGCGGAAGGACGCGACACCCTGGAGGTCGCGGCGAAGGCCTTTCTCTCCACCGGAACCGTGCGCAACTACCTGACCACGATCGTTTCGAAGCTCAACGCGCGCAACCGGGTCGACGCCATCCGCATCGCGAAGGAATCCGGCTGGATCTAG
- a CDS encoding carboxymuconolactone decarboxylase family protein: MSYLGSLPTDATLLQVFRKFPAPASKLLDFHELIMRAPSAFDAGERELIAAYVSGVNDCAYCHGVHTVTAEAFGVPEGLLTAALTDLDSSPVEARMKPVLAYVGKLTRTPSQVTEEDAEAVFAAGWDEAALHDAVLVCALFNFMNRMVEGLGIRADAAYAKTSGVRLKEGGYAGLAGLLAE, translated from the coding sequence ATGTCCTATCTCGGGTCTTTGCCGACTGACGCCACCTTGCTGCAGGTGTTCCGGAAGTTCCCCGCGCCCGCGTCGAAACTGCTGGACTTCCACGAACTGATCATGCGGGCGCCGTCGGCGTTCGACGCGGGGGAGCGGGAGCTGATCGCGGCCTACGTCTCCGGCGTCAACGATTGCGCTTACTGTCACGGTGTCCACACCGTCACCGCGGAGGCTTTCGGTGTGCCGGAAGGACTTCTGACTGCCGCGCTGACCGATCTCGACTCTTCGCCCGTGGAAGCCCGGATGAAGCCCGTGCTGGCCTACGTGGGCAAGCTGACGCGCACGCCGTCGCAGGTGACCGAGGAGGACGCCGAAGCCGTCTTCGCGGCGGGCTGGGACGAAGCCGCGCTGCACGACGCCGTCCTCGTGTGCGCCTTGTTCAACTTCATGAACCGGATGGTCGAGGGTCTCGGGATCCGCGCCGACGCCGCTTACGCGAAGACTTCGGGCGTGCGGCTGAAGGAGGGCGGGTACGCCGGGCTGGCCGGCCTGCTCGCGGAGTGA
- a CDS encoding DUF6187 family protein has translation MSEPYDSRFTLPSIDDAPSTEAGVILMGLDAERLLAGVGLARLADEPGLVALAVDQARHDALDLRTDALVEAGILRWRAVRPLIEAGPEMTAAGSLRREWEHTTARVTATVSGLGPASVACLAACWLRRDDVDAMAKFAEHGRAPEKGSGTHDVLSRVFAD, from the coding sequence GTGTCTGAGCCCTACGACTCCCGGTTCACCCTGCCCTCGATCGACGACGCCCCGTCGACCGAAGCGGGGGTGATCCTGATGGGCCTGGACGCCGAACGGCTGCTCGCCGGCGTCGGCCTCGCGCGGCTCGCGGACGAGCCAGGACTGGTCGCCCTCGCCGTGGACCAGGCCCGGCACGACGCGCTCGACCTTCGCACCGACGCGCTGGTCGAAGCCGGGATCCTCCGCTGGCGCGCGGTCCGCCCGCTGATCGAAGCAGGTCCGGAGATGACGGCGGCCGGTTCCCTGCGCAGAGAATGGGAACACACCACCGCGCGGGTCACCGCCACGGTTTCCGGGCTGGGACCGGCGTCGGTGGCCTGCCTCGCGGCCTGCTGGCTGCGGCGCGATGACGTCGACGCCATGGCCAAGTTCGCCGAACACGGGCGGGCGCCGGAAAAGGGGAGCGGTACACACGATGTCCTATCTCGGGTCTTTGCCGACTGA
- a CDS encoding FAD-dependent oxidoreductase, whose protein sequence is MITFVPEPRLLESPRGRDWPVLPSTPAAVAPEPPSGADVVIVGAGPAGLAVASALWHHGVRDIVVVDRDGRPCGRFFDRVDLLGQRVLRSPYEHHPGVEGYRDCELLDFARLHWSVLTPVERREIRMAQAGHRSVVPVDVFEAYCRHLAASHHVTERTWRGSVREVLPTSDAVTVRADRFSVTARHAVLCLGEERRSAPDTWWGGGYPPRGVSYWDEPVPESGKRLAVVGAGLTAAHLISTGLAQGREVHWVVREAGERYQCADVNSSFFRPEGRARFDGVSWSDRLELMGRFRRASIMFEFRPLLEAAEAEGRLVVHRGKAITKVTPGVSLQLEDGSRVSVDYAVLALGTTPSIGDGLMPDDAVLERGGWPQLDERTFAYVGAPRVFAVGAAAGMALGPAARNIDGHRVATARVAAAVAENLRRDAPLRTAAKDVARV, encoded by the coding sequence GTGATCACCTTCGTCCCGGAACCCCGGCTGCTCGAATCACCGCGCGGACGGGACTGGCCGGTGCTGCCGTCCACCCCGGCCGCCGTCGCGCCCGAACCGCCGTCCGGTGCCGACGTGGTCATCGTCGGGGCGGGCCCGGCTGGGCTCGCGGTCGCTTCCGCGTTGTGGCACCACGGTGTCCGCGACATCGTCGTCGTCGACCGCGACGGCCGTCCCTGCGGCCGGTTCTTCGACCGCGTCGACCTGCTCGGCCAGCGCGTGCTGAGGTCGCCGTACGAACACCACCCCGGCGTCGAGGGTTACCGGGACTGCGAGCTGCTGGACTTCGCCCGGCTGCACTGGTCGGTGCTGACCCCGGTGGAACGCCGCGAGATCCGGATGGCGCAGGCCGGGCACCGCTCGGTCGTCCCCGTCGACGTCTTCGAGGCCTACTGCCGTCATCTCGCCGCGAGCCACCACGTCACCGAACGGACCTGGCGCGGTTCGGTCCGCGAGGTGCTGCCGACCTCGGACGCGGTCACCGTGCGCGCCGACAGGTTTTCCGTCACCGCCCGGCACGCGGTGCTGTGCCTCGGCGAGGAACGCCGGTCCGCCCCGGACACCTGGTGGGGCGGCGGCTATCCGCCGCGCGGCGTGAGCTACTGGGACGAACCCGTGCCCGAAAGCGGGAAACGGCTCGCTGTCGTCGGCGCCGGCCTCACCGCCGCGCACCTGATCTCCACCGGGCTCGCCCAGGGGCGTGAAGTGCACTGGGTGGTCCGCGAAGCAGGCGAGCGCTACCAGTGCGCCGACGTCAACTCGTCGTTCTTCCGCCCGGAAGGCCGTGCCCGCTTCGACGGCGTGAGCTGGTCCGACAGGCTCGAATTGATGGGCCGTTTCCGGCGCGCGTCGATCATGTTCGAGTTCCGGCCGCTGCTCGAGGCGGCTGAAGCCGAAGGGCGGCTGGTCGTGCATCGCGGAAAGGCGATCACGAAGGTGACCCCCGGTGTCAGCCTCCAGCTTGAAGACGGTTCGCGCGTTTCGGTGGATTACGCGGTCCTGGCGCTCGGCACCACGCCGTCGATCGGGGACGGCCTGATGCCCGACGACGCCGTCCTCGAACGCGGCGGCTGGCCACAGCTGGACGAGCGCACCTTCGCCTACGTTGGCGCGCCGCGGGTCTTCGCCGTCGGCGCGGCCGCGGGGATGGCGCTTGGCCCGGCCGCCCGCAACATCGACGGTCACCGCGTCGCCACCGCGCGGGTCGCGGCCGCGGTTGCCGAGAACCTGCGCCGGGACGCCCCGCTGCGGACGGCCGCGAAGGACGTCGCCCGTGTCTGA
- a CDS encoding DUF6423 family protein: MAGVADVRRRVLMISGAIDTTEHDVSVSVNLPEPGRWQVIKSETNLTDKTWVAMQVVTDEDSTFVDDAETLVLSRQFSKSFMTPDQRRLTFYDGEVRPGEAVLKVYSLDAGGRKPTYSYSRYSPIATDTAEQSQQTLDELISNGMKQRPVIELIVPVTVIG; this comes from the coding sequence ATGGCCGGGGTGGCCGACGTCCGCCGCCGGGTGCTGATGATCTCCGGCGCGATCGACACCACCGAGCACGACGTCTCGGTCAGCGTCAACCTGCCGGAACCGGGTCGCTGGCAGGTGATCAAGTCCGAGACCAACCTGACCGACAAGACCTGGGTCGCGATGCAGGTCGTCACCGACGAGGACTCGACCTTCGTCGACGACGCCGAGACCCTGGTGCTTTCCCGCCAGTTCTCCAAGTCCTTCATGACGCCGGATCAGCGCCGTCTCACCTTCTACGACGGCGAAGTCCGGCCCGGCGAGGCCGTGCTGAAGGTGTACTCGCTGGACGCGGGCGGGCGGAAGCCGACCTACTCGTACTCCCGCTACAGTCCTATCGCGACCGACACCGCCGAGCAGTCCCAGCAGACCTTGGACGAACTGATCAGCAACGGGATGAAGCAGCGCCCCGTGATCGAGCTGATCGTCCCGGTGACCGTGATCGGCTGA
- a CDS encoding DUF6235 family protein: MAMRLQLTSGLQVLEEWAINAPQAERNVIYEALFAVADGSAFLIYDIFGDGRDPHQFIILVKHDLVIRIALRRSDSSFEIVYIGALEHGTPAAVWAEDSDGS, translated from the coding sequence ATGGCTATGCGCCTCCAGCTCACGTCGGGTTTGCAGGTGCTGGAAGAATGGGCGATCAACGCCCCGCAGGCCGAACGCAATGTTATCTACGAAGCGCTTTTCGCGGTAGCCGACGGATCCGCTTTTCTCATCTACGACATTTTCGGAGACGGCCGGGATCCGCATCAGTTCATCATTCTGGTGAAACACGACCTGGTTATCAGGATAGCGCTGAGACGCTCCGATTCCTCGTTCGAGATCGTCTACATCGGCGCGCTGGAGCACGGTACGCCCGCCGCGGTGTGGGCCGAGGACTCCGACGGCTCCTGA
- a CDS encoding acyl-CoA carboxylase subunit epsilon — protein sequence MSPSGQDSAPLFRVLRGDPEDAELAALVAVLTALASAAPPAAPARSTWSPLASATWRTSTLR from the coding sequence ATGTCACCGTCCGGACAGGACAGTGCGCCGCTCTTCCGGGTCCTGCGGGGGGACCCGGAAGACGCCGAACTGGCGGCGCTCGTCGCCGTCCTCACCGCGCTCGCCTCGGCCGCGCCGCCCGCCGCGCCCGCGCGTTCCACCTGGTCGCCCCTAGCTTCGGCGACCTGGCGTACCTCCACCCTGCGCTGA
- a CDS encoding acyl-CoA carboxylase subunit beta: protein MPLLRTQRDELREHIVDGRLDGVRRQHSLGKHTARERLDLLLDPDSFTEVELYRRHQASGLGLAENRPYTDGVVAGSGTIDGRRVFVYAQDFTVFGGSLGEAHAAKIHKVMDLAIATGSPLIGLNDSGGARIQEGVMALNGYGGIFRRQVEASGVIPQISVVLGPCAGGAAYSPALADFVFMVRDTARMYLTGPDVVETVTGERVSHDELGGADVHGASSGVATVVHDDEESCLADVRYLVSLLPSNYLEPAPREPSQDAGKDRRPRFADLVPVEPNKPYDMRDVFAELADDGEFFELHERWAQNVLCALARIDGRVVGLVGNQPVVFAGVLDGPASQKAARFVRFCDAFSIPLVTLVDVPGFLPGVEQEHSGIIRHGAQLLHAYCEATVPRIQVILRKAYGGAYIVMDSRSIGTDLSLAWPTNQIAVMGAEGAVNVLFRKDLAAASDPDALRAHLVAEYTEEFMNPQYSAERGLVDDIIDPADTRSAVARALDMLQDKRKAAPQRKHGNHPI, encoded by the coding sequence ATGCCGTTGCTGCGCACGCAGCGCGACGAACTGCGCGAGCACATCGTCGACGGACGGCTCGACGGCGTCCGGCGGCAGCACTCACTGGGCAAGCACACCGCTCGCGAGCGGCTGGATCTGTTGCTGGACCCCGATTCCTTCACCGAGGTCGAGCTGTACCGGCGGCATCAGGCGAGCGGGCTCGGGCTGGCGGAGAACCGGCCGTACACCGACGGCGTCGTCGCTGGCTCGGGCACCATCGACGGACGGCGCGTGTTCGTCTACGCGCAGGACTTCACCGTCTTCGGCGGTTCGCTCGGCGAGGCGCACGCGGCGAAGATCCACAAGGTGATGGACCTGGCCATCGCCACCGGGTCCCCGCTGATCGGGCTCAACGACAGCGGGGGAGCGCGGATCCAGGAAGGGGTCATGGCGCTCAACGGCTACGGCGGCATCTTCCGCCGCCAGGTCGAGGCGTCCGGCGTCATCCCGCAGATCAGCGTGGTGCTGGGGCCGTGCGCGGGCGGGGCGGCGTATTCGCCCGCGCTCGCGGACTTCGTCTTCATGGTGCGCGACACCGCCCGCATGTACCTGACCGGGCCGGACGTCGTCGAGACCGTGACCGGGGAACGGGTCAGCCACGACGAACTGGGCGGGGCGGACGTGCACGGCGCGTCGTCCGGGGTGGCGACCGTGGTGCACGACGACGAGGAGAGCTGCCTCGCCGACGTCCGCTACCTGGTCTCGCTGCTGCCGTCGAACTACCTGGAGCCCGCGCCGCGCGAGCCGTCGCAGGACGCGGGCAAGGACCGGCGGCCCCGGTTCGCGGACCTCGTCCCGGTGGAGCCGAACAAGCCGTACGACATGCGGGACGTGTTCGCGGAACTGGCCGACGACGGCGAGTTCTTCGAGCTGCACGAACGCTGGGCGCAGAACGTGCTGTGCGCGCTCGCGCGGATCGACGGGCGCGTGGTCGGCCTGGTCGGCAACCAGCCGGTGGTGTTCGCCGGCGTGCTCGACGGTCCCGCCTCGCAGAAGGCGGCGCGGTTCGTGCGGTTCTGCGACGCGTTCAGCATCCCGCTGGTGACGCTGGTGGACGTCCCCGGCTTCCTGCCGGGGGTCGAGCAGGAGCATTCGGGGATCATCCGGCACGGGGCGCAGCTGCTGCACGCCTACTGCGAGGCGACCGTGCCGCGGATCCAGGTCATCCTGCGCAAGGCCTACGGCGGCGCGTACATCGTGATGGATTCGCGGTCCATCGGGACGGATCTGTCCCTGGCGTGGCCGACCAACCAGATCGCCGTGATGGGCGCCGAGGGCGCGGTCAACGTGCTGTTCCGCAAGGACCTCGCGGCCGCTTCGGATCCGGACGCGTTGCGCGCGCATCTGGTCGCCGAGTACACCGAGGAGTTCATGAACCCCCAGTACTCGGCCGAACGCGGGCTCGTCGACGACATCATCGACCCCGCGGACACCCGCTCGGCCGTCGCCAGGGCGCTGGACATGCTGCAGGACAAGCGAAAGGCGGCGCCGCAGCGCAAGCACGGCAACCACCCGATCTGA
- a CDS encoding DUF6222 family protein, with the protein MTVNESATPAPALSPERPPVVTTMPRLGRGVCWRDIVREIEMDELEREARLKEAA; encoded by the coding sequence ATGACCGTCAACGAATCCGCCACGCCCGCCCCGGCTCTTTCGCCGGAGCGGCCGCCGGTGGTCACCACGATGCCCCGGCTCGGACGGGGGGTGTGCTGGCGCGACATCGTGCGCGAGATCGAGATGGACGAGCTCGAGCGCGAGGCCCGGCTGAAGGAGGCGGCGTGA
- a CDS encoding flavin reductase family protein, which produces MGSEEEPKRPVLKRLPTPAARRRLSAQAGLREVMGQFATGVTVLTAGGERAHGMTANAVTSVSLEPPMVLCCVSRAARMHEAIVTAGSYAVTVLASDQKELAKYFADWRRPAGLAQFDSVDWTAGPQTGAPLLDGALAWLECELAEVYEGGDHSIFLGKVVASSRGTAQDSLVFYSGGYHQIDGRVRASA; this is translated from the coding sequence GTGGGCAGCGAGGAAGAGCCCAAGCGGCCGGTGCTGAAACGCCTGCCGACCCCCGCGGCCCGGCGCCGGTTGTCCGCACAGGCCGGGCTGCGGGAGGTGATGGGCCAGTTCGCCACCGGGGTCACGGTGCTGACCGCCGGCGGCGAACGGGCCCACGGGATGACCGCCAACGCCGTCACCTCCGTGTCGCTGGAGCCGCCGATGGTGCTGTGCTGCGTTTCCCGCGCGGCGCGGATGCACGAGGCGATCGTGACGGCCGGTTCGTACGCGGTCACGGTGCTGGCTTCGGACCAGAAGGAACTGGCGAAGTACTTCGCGGATTGGCGGCGCCCCGCCGGGCTCGCGCAGTTCGATTCGGTGGACTGGACGGCGGGGCCGCAGACCGGCGCCCCGCTGCTCGACGGCGCGCTGGCGTGGCTGGAATGCGAGCTGGCGGAGGTCTACGAAGGCGGTGACCACTCGATCTTCCTCGGCAAGGTGGTCGCCTCCAGCCGCGGCACGGCGCAGGACTCGCTGGTCTTCTACAGCGGCGGCTACCACCAGATCGACGGCCGGGTACGGGCATCGGCCTAA
- a CDS encoding acyl-CoA thioesterase has translation MADYYEILHTVGFEETNLVGNVYYVNYVRWQGRCREMFLKEKAPAVLEEVRHDLKLFTLKVDCEFYAEITAFDELSIRLRLEELTQTQIQFTFDYVHLTDEGERLVARGRQRIACMRGPNTATVPSRVPEQLREALAPYTVDRKGE, from the coding sequence ATGGCCGACTACTACGAGATCCTTCACACGGTCGGGTTCGAGGAGACCAACCTGGTCGGCAACGTCTACTACGTGAACTACGTGCGCTGGCAGGGCCGGTGCCGCGAGATGTTCCTGAAGGAGAAGGCACCCGCGGTGCTCGAAGAGGTCCGCCACGACCTCAAGCTGTTCACGCTCAAGGTCGACTGCGAGTTCTACGCGGAGATCACCGCGTTCGACGAGCTGTCCATCCGGCTGCGGCTGGAGGAGCTGACCCAGACCCAGATCCAGTTCACCTTCGACTACGTCCACCTCACCGACGAGGGCGAGCGGCTGGTGGCCCGCGGACGGCAGCGGATCGCGTGCATGCGCGGCCCGAACACGGCGACGGTGCCCAGCCGGGTCCCGGAACAGCTGCGTGAGGCGCTGGCCCCGTACACGGTCGATCGCAAGGGAGAGTGA